The following is a genomic window from Prunus persica cultivar Lovell chromosome G7, Prunus_persica_NCBIv2, whole genome shotgun sequence.
TCTCGGCCGTTGATCTCTCCCATCCATGACCCTTATGTCCTTTAAGCCTAGGGTTTCCACCATCAATCTCACCCCAATctccgccaccaccaccatcatcgCCGTCCATGTCGTCGATGGCCAAGATCGCTCGCACTAGTCAACAGATCAACGGCCATATTTTGCCCCACCCTTGTCCCCACCTGGCCGAGTTCCGGGCCAAGAACGGCTCCAAGCCCTTCCGAGCATTACAGGACTGTCTCCGAGTCAAGCCGCCGAGTGGCCGAGCTTCCATCCGCCGCGATCCCAAGGAGTTACCGCGCTGCGGCGCTTGCGGCGAGTCCGCGCGTCCGAGGCTCTACGCCTGCATCACGTGCGCCGCTGTGCACTGTCACGTGCCTTCCGGACCCTCCCATGCGGCTGCTCACGCCTATTTGATGCCTCCGGGTCACGAGATCGCCGTCGACGTGGATCGAGCCGAGCTCTTCTGCTGCGCCTGCAGGGACCAAGTCTATGACCGCGACTTCGACGCTGCAGTTGTCCTGGCTCAGACCGCTGCGTCGACCCTGACCTCCTCGGACACGTCAGCGATCCAACAGTACGCGCCGGAGAATCTCCGGAAACGACGCCGTATCGATTACAAGCCATGGATACCGGATCTGAGAGAGAAATACTTGGTGGGGAAGAATTCGAGTCCGTTGAATGGCGACGTCTCGGATTTGCCTTGGGGATTGCGCGGGCTCAACAATTTGGGAAACACGTGTTTTATGAACTCGGTTCTTCAGGCATTGCTCCATACGCCGCCGTTGCGGAACTACTTCCTCAGCGATCGGCACAACCGCTACTTTTGCCAGAAGAAGAGCAATGCCGATAATACCAGTAAGAAAACTGCCGCCAATAATAATGAAAGTGGCGGGAACAAGAGTGCTGCGCGCATGTGCTTGGCTTGCGACATGGACGCCGCATTCTCGGCTGTTTTTTCAGGGGATCGGACGCCCTATAGCCCTGCAAAGTTCTTGTACAGGTTTGTAATCTGTACAAATCTTATTTTTAGTCACAATGTGGGTACTAGCAAGCAATGTAGGGATTTCAtgtctttttccctttttggaTAGAATTATTACTTTTTCTCACCTtcggttttgttttgttattggCTTCTCTTTTTCGTTATTTTTACTGATTTGCTATTGTGGTAATACTGTAGTTGGTGGCAGTACGCGGCGAATCTGGCAAGTTATGAACAGCAGGATGCGCATGAGTTCTTCATTTCTATGCTTGATGGGATTCATGAGAAGGTGGATAAGGATCCGCGGAAACCTGAGAGCCAAGGTTAATTCTTTCTTAATCTGAAACTGTTCTCCTAGGCACCAAACCCGGCCTGATCTTAATAATTTTCATGCAATGTTTTATGTGCATATGCTACTTCAAATTCTTGGGAGATGCAATTAGTGGTTAATGCACGAACTATGTGCgatattcttgcatttcatgAGTATTATTGTGCTCATCTCTTGTCTTTAGAGAGTGACATGTCTGGTTAACTATTGATTTTCTACTATGTGCAAGGACACGTAGCTCTGACTTCTGCATATACACATATGGACCCTGTGTCTATAATTCTCCCTGGAAGCATCTCTAGTTGAATTCACGTTGCATTTTTGTTGGAGTTGATTGTTTGCTAAGAGTTTTTGAAGTTGAGCTAATGTTAAGATTTTGAGATAGGTTATTTTGAGATACATTAGAATAGTGTAATGCCTTTTTGGGGGCAAAAAGATTTTGTTGGATTATCTAGTTTTATTATTGGATCACTGCGTGTAGCTCCTCAGAGATACTGTAATCCTAAGAAATTGTTAGCTCTAATTTGGTACTTCTTAGAAATAATAATCACTCTTCATTAGCCAGCTTGGGAATTGTCTAATTGGCAACATTGTGGTAAACAAGTAGTGCAAACCCTTCAATGGCTTAAGAACACTTTATGTCATACTTTTCTATTATATCAGAAAATGAGCTGATGGATCTTTACAAGATGAAGCACGACAAAAGTTGGTGCTAGGTCAATTCTGCAAGACAAGTAACTTAAGAGTTCCTAATGAGTAGTTAACTCCCCAACTTCTGTATTTTTgtcatttcttttaaattaagaTGATTCCAAATACTGTTGAAGATTAAAGGTGACCTTAACATCTAAATGCAGGGTGGGTCTAGGTATCTGGTTTGTTGCCCTAGGGGTTGACAAGTGCTCACAGATTTAGGGCTAATTTTCAACCTCTACCTGCTGGCTTGATGGCGTTATCCGCTTCACCCAGTAAGTCAACTTTCACCTAGCTTTCTTGGGTTTATCTAGGGTGTTCTCTTTTTTCATAAGTTTCATTTAACTCAACCTTTTTGCCATGTTTAGGGTCTAATTACAAAAAGGATCCCAAACCAGAAAATCTAAATATTCTCTTAGGTTCACAGCCAGCCTAATTTTTCTCATCAATCCTCAGGGCACTCCAATTATTTACATCAGAATTCTTTCAGCCATCTTGTTGTTTTGGCTGAAATGTTGAACTTGATCTACCTGTTTATTGGCATAGGTTATTATCTGGTGTCATCCATCCTTTCTTTCGTCTTGGCAACTGTTTTGTTGCTTTTGTCTTTCGACTTGTCTCAGTCTTTTGGCATGCTAATTTCTTGCTGTGACTCAGGTAGTTTCCTAATATAATTCTTCATTTGCAACCTTTAGGCAGTAAGAAGGGGTTCTACGAGATGGTATTATGTACCTAGGATTCCACTGCAGTACATGCATGTTGTTGAGTGTAATCTGGGACGTATATAGTATAGAGACTGACAGTAAATGTTATGTTAATGTTTGTATGATAGAGATAGATTCCTAATTAGCatgaaaatattcaacaaaagtGTTTCCAGACATCGGAGATTGCTTGATATGTGTCTTCACCTGTATCTGCATAcacttatataatataatatatacatatatatcaaattaaaattaaaatatcattCTGATAaatcttcatttcttttgtaGTGCAGGCAATGGAGATTGTTGTGTTGCTCATAGAGTTTTTTCTGGTATCTTGCGATCTGATGTTATGTGCATGGCCTGTGGTTTTACGTCTACAACATATGACCCATGTGTGGACATCTCACTGGATTTGGAACCTAACCAAGGAGGTTCTGCAAAGACAATGTCCACGAAGTCAAGTTATTCTTGCAACGGCGAGGCAGATTGCATGAATTCCAGCCAAAACTGTGGGGTATCTACCCTTATGGGATGCTTGGACCGTTTTACACGACCTGAGAGATTGGGCTCTGaccagaaatttttttgccaGCAGTGTCAGGTGAGGCAGGAGTCTCTCAAGCAAATGTCAATAAGAAAGCTTcctttggtttcttgcttcCATATAAAACGATTTGAGCATTCTTCAGTGAGGAAGATGTCAAGGAAGGTTGACCGCTATTTGCAGTTCCCATTTTCGCTAGACATGGCACCTTATCTGTCATCTTCCATCTTGAGGAGTAGATTTGGAAATAGGATTTTGCCATTTGGAGGGAATGACCCAGATGCTTCAAACGAATTATGCTCAGAGTTTGAATTGTTTGCTGTGGTCACTCACACAGGCAAGCTAGATGCAGGCCATTATGTAACTTACTTGCGATTAAGTAATCAGTGGTACAAGTGCGACGATGCTTGGATCACACAAGTTAATGAGAATATTGTGAGGGCAGCACAAGGCTACATGATGTTTTATGTACAGAAAATGCTATTTTACAAGGCAAGTGAGAAACGGGGTCCTGCATGATACGCTGGTGAGAGTATTGATGAACTTTTGCTGCTTGAGACGAAagatggaaaagaaagaaaaaaaaaaggactaaTATTGAAATGGAATTCATGGCCAGTGCCAGTCTTGTTTGCcgagaaaacaaatttgaaggaATTGCTTTTGGCGCTGGTTAAAAAGAGGTGAGTAGCTCTCTGTGTGCTTAGAGCTCACGGAGGACGCCTCCCATCCCAGTGGTTGGTAAGTGGTATTCCTGATTCTCAGATGGGGCATAGTGAGCCTGAATTTTTGGGGCAGTCTTGCATTTGGGAAATATGATCTATGATAGATATTGGACCCATTCAAGTATTTGTGAAGGTTGATTCTATATATTAGAAGGGAAGGCACCAGTCTCTTTATTTGAATCATATACaaactagaaaaataaaaatattaacaaagaatctttttatttgggtAAAATCTGAAACTTAAGgtgaaacaaaaattatgaTTAGGTTTAGGGATTCCATATGTAAATGTAGCGGCTCGGATCCTGTTGCTCATATCAATTCAATTGGCATAATATGACATGGAATTTTTGGGGCAGTCTTGCATTTACGTGTGCTTGGAGGTCCCATATAGCTGTGGTGGTCTTTTAATTCTGTCTGACGTGGCGTTTCCATTCCATGTCCATAGCAGAAAATCGGATCtaagtatatatttatttagttccttaataataaaaaaaggtgtatatttatttatgggtCTTATTATAAGCGGCCGTTTGAAATATTTGGGCCTCATTTTGGGCTGCCATTCAAATATTTGGGCCTCAGCCCTTTTCGAAGACGGAGACGGACTGACCTCTTTGTAGTTTGGTTCTTTTACTAAAACAGAGCTAAAAAGATGAGAAAGAAGGTTAAATCCAAAAGATTTGTCTTTTTACTACGATTCCAAAAGTGATGAGATCATCAATCAAGTGGGCTTTTGAATGACGTGGAAACCAGGCAATGAGACACTGAAATTGGATTTTGCCGTCCAAAGCAAAAAGACACTATAATTATTCGATGAGAGCTGGGAGTTGGGAAGATAGATACCCATTTTTCCAAAGTTCCCAGTTCACAACTCAGTATGGCTGGCTTTCTTCTTCCTGCTGAGGCAGCATCATCGTCATCAGTCCCCAATGAGCCCCAACAAATGCTAATTGAAGAGCCCCCACCATCACAATTCATTGTGAAAGAAAGAGCTTTTGGCCCTGTGGAGTCTTCTCCTCCATTAGTTCAGATTCCCATCGTTGATGTCAGTCTGGTCTTCAGCTCACAAGATGAACTGGAGAAGCTAAAGAACGCTCTCAGCTCATGGGGATGCTTCCAGGTAGGTAACTAAATAATGCTCTCAGTCTCAGCTCAAATTCCAAGCATAGCATATCGAATACATGCTTCTTTGATCAATGAATTTTGACAGGCAATTGGACATGGGATTTCAAGCTCATTCCTAGATAAGGTGCGCGAAGCAGCAAAACACTTCTTCTCACTTCCAATGGAAGAGAAGCACAAGTGCTTTCGAGCAGTGAAGGAAGCTGAAGGATATGGGAGTGACTTGATAGTTTCCGATAAGCAAATTCTCGACTGGTCCAATCGCCTCTTTCTAATGGTATTTCCGGAAAATCAAAGAAGGCTCAATCTTTGGCCAGAAATGCCAAATGATTTTGGGTAAATCTAAATTTCTTCTCTCAGTTCTTCCTTTTCATATGATCTAGTTATTTACTGAGCTTTGATTCATTATTTTGTTGCAGAGAGATCTTGATTGAATATGCTACAAAGATAAGGTCTTTAATGGATCTCTGCTTTAAGGCCATGGCAAAGTCACTGCAACTGGAAGAGGACATCTTCCTGAAGCATTTTGGAGACCAAGCTGTGGTGCAAGCAAGATATAACTTCTACCCACCTTGTCCTAGATCAGATTTGGTTCTTGGCCTCAAATCTCATTCAGATAAATCAGGGGTCACTATCCTCTTGCAGGATCAACAAGTTGAAGGCCTTCAGCTTTTCAAAGATGGTACATGGTTCAGAGTTCCTATAGTACCCCAGGCTCTTATTGTCAATCTAGGTGATCAAATGGAGGTACTTATTGTAGCCTATCAAAATTTGATCTTTGGTTTTTTatagtacaagcgatagtttAAACAACGGGAGGGTGGGGGTTTTTCTCACACATACAATTATGATGTCGTGGGGGTTTGAACTTGAGAACTCTGGAGATAATGATATGCAAGTCAAGGCCCTTTTCCACTAGCCTATCAAAATTTgatctttgtttatttttcttcttcttttgcagATAATGAGT
Proteins encoded in this region:
- the LOC18770794 gene encoding protein SRG1; amino-acid sequence: MAGFLLPAEAASSSSVPNEPQQMLIEEPPPSQFIVKERAFGPVESSPPLVQIPIVDVSLVFSSQDELEKLKNALSSWGCFQAIGHGISSSFLDKVREAAKHFFSLPMEEKHKCFRAVKEAEGYGSDLIVSDKQILDWSNRLFLMVFPENQRRLNLWPEMPNDFGEILIEYATKIRSLMDLCFKAMAKSLQLEEDIFLKHFGDQAVVQARYNFYPPCPRSDLVLGLKSHSDKSGVTILLQDQQVEGLQLFKDGTWFRVPIVPQALIVNLGDQMEIMSNGIFKSPLHRVTTNTERMRASVAMLIEPAAEQEIGPVDDLVDEKRPRLYQNVKNYGAFNYHCYQKGLVALDAVKM